In Phaeodactylum tricornutum CCAP 1055/1 chromosome 10, whole genome shotgun sequence, a single genomic region encodes these proteins:
- a CDS encoding predicted protein → MSDSDFEQINLSDAEEDDENVAQVIMEFGESFLRSGKGPGPEKLDEVSTSSAFIQVKLSSIDICAKLKPDEDKGVLSEGRAHEEHNSFPQADEHSECSFTEKNSTASAAEFSTISDFDLLSIGGTRQFECKRCSIFNSGLDVICSGCGIALVPNPCLEADAQLAKSMEMNEKKRAFDLLKREETMRKQIWEQPLLFQAETLTRDILEVVRRYEPFLFNALPEADLMIQASRFIEFARNPGTTISLAYHFSTNTEQRMDQIRADGFVPPVETTVIEEVTQQSFDDSADTHRAPTVSKNGSGEGRDDTPDEMGWILAFLGSAEATSSNDRTLKVTNETRKIWKMVNSTQCLPIICFEPSYAGTDDVCRLYNSLSQVCFDFFSTDWVASERMLCELGCVSDSPRKKKVRRDDYGKDLATTDRERESSRAAPSEARSSSETSFDVNVFAGPDASEGRGRLSLEMRASPLPHSEETLDQSKQREEGVPSAQPHSY, encoded by the coding sequence ATGAGTGACAGTGACTTCGAGCAAATCAATCTTAGCGAtgctgaagaagacgacgaaaacgtAGCCCAAGTTATCATGGAATTCGGTGAATCCTTTCTTCGATCCGGAAAGGGGCCGGGTCCCGAAAAACTGGACGAGGTCTCGACTTCTTCCGCTTTCATCCAAGTGAAGCTATCCAGTATTGATATCTGTGCGAAATTAAAGCCAGATGAAGACAAGGGAGTTCTCTCTGAAGGCAGAGCTCACGAAGAACACAATTCGTTTCCTCAAGCAGACGAGCATTCGGAGTGTTCCTTTACTGAGAAAAATTCAACGGCTAGCGCGGCCGAATTCTCGACAATCAGCGATTTCGATTTGTTGTCTATTGGTGGGACCCGCCAATTTGAATGCAAACGCTGTTCCATATTCAATTCTGGACTAGATGTGATATGCTCTGGATGCGGTATTGCACTGGTCCCCAACCCTTGTCTAGAAGCTGACGCACAGCTTGCAAAATCTATGGAGATGAACGAAAAGAAGCGTGCGTTCGATCTTCTGAAAAGAGAGGAAACCATGCGAAAACAAATATGGGAACAGCCTTTGTTATTTCAGGCAGAAACCCTCACTCGTGATATTCTAGAGGTTGTACGCAGATATGAACCATTCTTATTCAACGCGCTACCAGAGGCGGATCTGATGATCCAGGCATCCCGCTTTATCGAGTTTGCGCGCAATCCAGGCACTACAATCTCCTTGGCGTATCATTTCTCGACAAACACTGAGCAGAGAATGGATCAAATCCGTGCTGACGGCTTCGTACCTCCAGTGGAAACAACTGTCATTGAAGAAGTGACGCAACAATCATTTGATGATTCTGCAGACACTCATCGGGCGCCTACTGTGTCTAAGAATGGCTCTGGTGAGGGTCGCGACGATACACCTGACGAGATGGGTTGGATCTTGGCGTTTTTGGGAAGTGCGGAAGCCACTTCCTCCAACGACCGCACTCTCAAAGTAACGAACGAGACTAGGAAAATATGGAAAATGGTCAATTCCACCCAATGCCTTCCGATCATCTGTTTTGAACCATCGTATGCCGGTACCGATGATGTTTGTCGTCTTTATAACAGTCTCTCACAGGTTTGCTTCGATTTCTTCAGTACCGACTGGGTTGCGTCAGAACGCATGCTATGTGAGCTCGGTTGTGTATCAGACTCTCCCCGCAAGAAAAAGGTACGGCGCGACGACTACGGAAAAGACCTTGCGACTACGGACAGAGAAAGAGAAAGTAGTCGGGCTGCGCCTTCTGAAGCGCGTTCAAGTTCCGAAACGTCCTTCGATGTAAATGTCTTTGCGGGCCCCGATGCGTCGGAAGGCCGCGGCCGGCTCAGTCTAGAAATGAGGGCGTCCCCTCTCCCACATTCTGAAGAGACATTGGACCAGTCCAAGCAACGCGAAGAAGGCGTCCCTTCGGCCCAGCCCCACTCATACTAG